Below is a window of Acidobacteriota bacterium DNA.
GCAAACAGAACTGCCCCGCTGTCGTATCTCAAATCCCGGCCCATGTGTTGAAGGCTGTCCCTGTGCATGTAGAATATTTCTATAGTGAACAGCGTATCAGGAGCAACCGCATCGTCAGGGAAAGGGTCGCAGTATGGTGTCACACACCTGTCATCCAGTGTCGACGGCTTGACTCTATCTAAGACAAGTACGAATTCCCAACCGGCCCGACTGGCCTCGCAGCCAGCATAATAGTATTTGGTATAGGTGCAACCACTCAGAAACAGAAAACAGGTGGTCAGAAGTATCACCTTCAACCGCTGCCCGGTGATCGAGCCAATACGATCGCCTTTCACCGTACTACCCATATCCCCTTCCTCGGCAGACGCCGTTTTCGCATTGCATGACCGGTGTGGCACACATCCTTAGTGTCGGGTTTCTCACCCGCTTTCAGCAGGTTCGGAACCCGACCTACGTCAAGAACGTTAATCTCTTCATATGCGGTAGGTCGGGTTCGGAGCGGCCCTCGGCCGCGAGAAACCCGACACCGTTCCCTCGGCAACCGTCATCATCGTAGGTCCGGTTTCGAACCCGAGCTGCGTTCACAGGTATCAGCCCCGCTGTGGAACCCCGGTGTGACAAAGCTCGAATATAGATAGCCCGGTCGGGATTGGCAAGCAGAACTACCGCCGGTCTCCGGCAGGCGTCCGGCAGACCCGCAGCCGGCGTGTCCGCGTTCGCAGGATAGCGGGGGTGCAGCGGCTTTGGTCGGGTCGGACGTCCAATACTGTCCGTAAACGGACAAATTCACCGTTCTGAGAAGAAAGTCTGAACACAACGCAACTTCTGGAGCAACATCACGTCACTAAGGGCGGACTTGATAGGTCAGGTAGTTGGTGTCGTACATGTTTACAACCACGCCGAAACGCGGAGGGGAGTGCTCTGATGAGACGCGCATCGCTGATGATCGCCTGTCTGGTCCTGTTCACGCTGATCTGCACCGGCCTTGTCCTTGCCGACGAGGCGACAACTGAAGAACGCGTAGTGCCCGAAGTGCGGGCCAATCGTATCAATCCCCAGCCACCCGACATCGATGGTGACCTCGATGATGAGGCCTGGAAAAGCGCGAAAGTCGAGTTTGCCCGGGGTTTTACCCAGCACGATCCGGACGAGGGATCGGCAGCCACGGAATCGACGCTGGTCGCGGTGCTGTATGATGACGATGCAGTTTACTTCGGGTTCTGGTGTTATGATTCGGAACCCGACAAGATTGTCCGCAAGCTGGTGCGTCGGGACCGCGAGTCCGAGTCCGACCAGCTCGAGGTGCGCGTGGACCCGTACCATGACCACCGGACCGGCCGTGGATTCAATGTGAGCGCGGCCGGGGTGCAGCAGGACTACCGCATATATAATGACGGTTGGACAGACCAGTCCTGGGACGGCGTCTGGGAAGGTGCCACGAAGGAGCAGCCGTGGGGTTGGACAGCCGAGATGCGCATTCCGTATCATTGCCTTCGCTTTGCGGCCAAGGACGAACACGTTTGGGGAGTGGACTTCGTTCGTTATGTCTGCCGCAAAAATGAGGAAGTGCATTGGGCATATGTTCCCACGTCGGAAAGCGGGTTAACCTCCAACTTCGGGCATCTGACGGGTCTCCGTGAAATCACGCCCGCGCGGCACGTGGAGGTGCTTCCGTACGTCGTTTCCAGTGCCGAGACGACACCTAAGAGCATCGGCAATCCCGACGGCCGCGACCTGGTTTCCAACACCGGTTTTGACTTCAAGTATGGCCTGTCATCCAGCCTGGTGCTGGACGCTGCGATCAATCCGGATTTCGGGCAGGTGGAGCTCGACCAGCCGGTCCTGAACCTGTCCAGCTATGAGACCTATTTTTCCGAACGGCGTCCGTTCTTCGTTGAGGGCGCCAACCTCTTCGAAACCGACTTCGGGCTATTCTACTCGCGGCGGATAGGCCGCTCTCCGCAACGTGATGTTGACGATCCTGAGTTCGATTACTACAGGTCTTATCCGAGGTCTACGACCATTCTCGGCGCCGCCAAAGTCACCGGTAAGCTGGCCGGCAGGACGTCAATCGCCCTTCTCACCTCCGTTACGCAGCGTGAGAAGGCCGAATACGCGGCCGTGACGAATCTGGCTATCGACACTATGCTCGTCGGCGAGGAGCTTCACATGGACACGCTGTCTGCGGACACGGTGTTGCGCAAAGGGGTGGTGGAGCCGGAAGCCGGCTATACCGTTCTCAGGGTGAAGCAGGACGTGTTCGAGAATTCCAGCGTCGGTGGAATGATCACGATGGCGAACCAGGACGGCACGCGTCCGGCCACGTCCGGCGGGGTCGACTGGCGACTTTTTGCGTTCAACGGCGGCTGGCTGGTGCGCGGTCAGGCGATCCTCAGCCGAGGGGACGGCAGTGAAACCGGCTATGGGTTTAACGCGGCAATTGAAAAGGTGAGCGGAGAGCATATTCGTGGATCGGTGGGCACAACCATTAAAGACCCGAAGCTTGACGTTAACCGGCTCGGTTATACTGCGCGCGCCAATACCCGGAGGGTATGGGGATGGATGCAGTACCGCACGAAGAAGGATTGGTGGATTGTCCGCAACAGTTATAACAACGTCAACGCCTGGTCCTCGTGGAACTACGACGGTATCAATTACGAATTGGGTGGCAACTTCAACAACTGGATCGATTTCACCAACAACTGGGGGCTGGGCACCACCTTCTCCGTTCAAGCGGAGAAGTACAGTGACCGGGAGACGCGCGGCAACGGTGTAT
It encodes the following:
- a CDS encoding DUF5916 domain-containing protein encodes the protein MRRASLMIACLVLFTLICTGLVLADEATTEERVVPEVRANRINPQPPDIDGDLDDEAWKSAKVEFARGFTQHDPDEGSAATESTLVAVLYDDDAVYFGFWCYDSEPDKIVRKLVRRDRESESDQLEVRVDPYHDHRTGRGFNVSAAGVQQDYRIYNDGWTDQSWDGVWEGATKEQPWGWTAEMRIPYHCLRFAAKDEHVWGVDFVRYVCRKNEEVHWAYVPTSESGLTSNFGHLTGLREITPARHVEVLPYVVSSAETTPKSIGNPDGRDLVSNTGFDFKYGLSSSLVLDAAINPDFGQVELDQPVLNLSSYETYFSERRPFFVEGANLFETDFGLFYSRRIGRSPQRDVDDPEFDYYRSYPRSTTILGAAKVTGKLAGRTSIALLTSVTQREKAEYAAVTNLAIDTMLVGEELHMDTLSADTVLRKGVVEPEAGYTVLRVKQDVFENSSVGGMITMANQDGTRPATSGGVDWRLFAFNGGWLVRGQAILSRGDGSETGYGFNAAIEKVSGEHIRGSVGTTIKDPKLDVNRLGYTARANTRRVWGWMQYRTKKDWWIVRNSYNNVNAWSSWNYDGINYELGGNFNNWIDFTNNWGLGTTFSVQAEKYSDRETRGNGVWVWPEYPTFAGYFDLETDNRKAVSFHVAPSMGTDRGGTWWSNHFCTHYRPRSNLEFGLGATYHRTNNGTIWVTNVGDRSLFGDLDKDQISLSASAGVVLNRNLTLQLSAVGLIAGLDYGNYRYYEGDNEYSDPVAGVDADYNYSALNSTMLIRWEYHPGSTLYLVWTRARSEVAGDVNDLDFSRDFERFFSRGSENLFLVKTSYWLNI